The following nucleotide sequence is from Trifolium pratense cultivar HEN17-A07 linkage group LG2, ARS_RC_1.1, whole genome shotgun sequence.
tcgttttgggacggagggagtaccaaATATGAGCTCAATATTTGATTTGCGCCATCAAATTATAGAGATGTATACACAATTGTTATATTTCAGCCGTGTAGGGTATTTCAGCATATATGAATATGACCTGCTTTTCTTTTTAGCTTGCCATATAGAACTACAAATAGCAATGCCTTGTTTGTTCTGTTTTATACATTCAGAAAACTATTGATGAAATCAACTAACGCTTCGATGTTATAGGTCATAGGAAAAAAATTGACGCAATCAACTAACGCTTAGATAATTGATGCAATCAACCAACAAgccatttatatttatataattgatGCAATCAACTAACGCTTAGATATTATAGGTCATAGGAAAAAAATTGAGGGACAATAGAACAACCAAATAGTGCTACGACATAACCAAAATCATAACAAACAAAACCAATTTCATGAGTAATGTtgccgtaaaaaaaaaaatctaataaagaataaagaaacTCAGTACACAGACATGAAAGAAGTAATGTGACCACTTCATAGTGCAGAAAATAAAGAAACTTAATTTTTctcctaaattaaaaaaagaaaaagaaaaagtagtGCAACATTGAGTGAGATTTGAGAAGAACTAAGAATCATCATCAACACCGTCGtccctttttgttttttgataagCCATCATCCTCGTCCTTGATCTTGGGTTCGTCCTTGATCTTGGGCTCGGACGTCCTATCATCATCGTCCATGATCCTGGGTTCGGGCTTTTCGGGCTTCCTATAAGCCTTTTCCATGTAGCTGGCCATTGAAACGCCCATGGAAGCGAGTTTCTCAACGTTGGGTATGTTGTAGTTCTGAGCTATGTACACTCCAAAAACTGTGCCTGTTACGAAGGACATGGTGCTTCTAATAAGAAAAGCCATTATAAAGCGCTTTTTGGTAACTCTTATAAAGCGCTCTTGCatctgaaaaagaaaaactaacaaATTGCGATCTGACTTCTACATctacattatatatatactccatccgtcccaaattataagggaaaaaagctcattttttttgtcccaaattataagggagaaaatcattttcaagaatgtttttcccttattctcataaaattaaatgcaaattgcatttaattttctctctctacccttttctcaataaacaacaaccaataaaaattgtttttacatcttcctatgcaacttattccaaggacaacccacaaaaacatatttcaaattctcatttttactttttcttaataagtgtgatttttttattttctcttataattcgggacggagggagtatagtaGTATCTTAGGTCTTAGGTTTAACTTCTTCACCAAGCCAAATTtctatagaaaataaaaaataaacaaaacccCTTCCccaagtatttttattttttgggtataTCCCCCCTTCCATAAGTAATTTTTTGAAGTTATTGAAAATTAcaattataacttttttttttgcaatatattatcaaacatattttttaactttattataattttttttaaaaaaacaacttttaacgttttttttaataaaaaaagtaagatttaattttagttttaaagctattatttctagctttatgAATAAAATAgcttctacacctaaaaaaagttgggtcaaacggTATCTAAAAGTTTGGacgacttattttttagcttattcgAAAcggcttatgcaaataaataagcttttatgtctTATGTCttattataagcttttcaaGCTAGTTTACGAGAAAACgacttataaagatacaatttttatcggtaaaaacttataaattaacataaaaatttgtttatttccctaagttattttcataaaatatgcattttcctttttttgatatattatttgttgGGGGAGTCCGGGGGAGCTCGGGAGAAACAATGGGTCAATGCTTCAGgaccacaagagagggagacgccaTGTCCCAACCaaaaaccttaaggcattaggttaatgggtcacctctcttataaatccaacatttttcCCATACACAATTGATGCAGGACTTAACCGCTCACACTTGAAACTCAACATTTTTAGATAaaagaattaattttggtttttgggTCATTGACAAAATTACTTTTCATTTGTCAAACAACGCATATTTCATACTATTTTCCATTGATTGTTGTTAATGCTATTTTAATTTCAGTGGGAATGGCAAAGAGCTACTTCAAACAAGAACACAATCTtggtatattattttttgttttgtttttccacTTTTGTGAAAATATACATTTTGGTTCTGAATGTATGAACACTTTCACTATAGTCCTTATCTATATCGAAATTGCAAACACAGCTTTAGTACAccttttgttagtaattttatggactaaaGTGACCTACGAAAAACTAAATTGACTACCTAGAAACAAATTCGAGGAACAGAATGTCTAATAAAAGAGACACATTTGTGAATGTTTTGCAATTTCGATACATTTGAGGATTGTTTACTAACTAGCACTTTATTTGGTCTATGGCCTCCTTAATGTCATGTAGCAGCATATATAACTAACTAGCACTTAAGCTTTTTGTAAGGACTTTTTCGCGACGAGTGATCCATGACATTCATTAACAGTTTTTCTAGAACAGAAATTTGTTTAACAATGATCAATGCATTTCAGATACCTGCTAATTTGGTTTTCATGAGGCATTTTTTTGCTCTCAAAATTGCAATGAAATTAAGGACGCATGTTCAGATGATTTTGCTTATGAACCTATGCATTTGTGGTCTTTCTGTCAAAGATTCGGTCGTGTAATTGAAGTATCTTATGCCctcaatttattatattttctgcTCTGTACTTGTTTTCTGAAGTTACATTTAAACAATGCCATGGAGTCATGCATGTTACTATCATGGTCACATCATCTAGGTGTCCAGTTGATCATATAGTAATATCATTATCCAGAATTATACATaggttaattttaattttcaggCACTACATAATATACCAGTCATGGTTATATTGttaatattatgttttttttgccTGCTACAACTCAGAAGTGTATGTCATTGATACAATGATACATCGCAATCTTTTGTGCTAAATTGTCTCTGGATATGCTTGAACATGAAGGTAGTTGTGGAGAAGGCTGAAAGAAGTGACATTCTAAACACTGACAAGAAAAAGTAAGATGTTGTCTGTTTACATTTCTCTCTTAATGCGTCGTACGCCAGTCTAATTATTTATAGTCCAATCCAATGTATGCAAATTTGCAATTCAAGTTCAAGCATACACCACGGACGGCTGTCGGACCAACTGATTAGGAGCTTTGTTTCCTAAAACAATGTCTTGGGTTTGAGCCATGTGAAtggaaaaacaaatattaggAAATTTGTGTTCCCTTAAATGGAAAAACAATAGTCAGCTAGTCACAGTCCCTCAATGAATAAATTTTATGGCCATTGGATCAATAGATGAGTATTCGTGcttataaaattttatgatcATTGGAACTAATATAGAATGTGTTTTTCACATAGTAGATATTCAAAATTTGATCATATTTTATGCTTGTTTAACTATTCAAAAATGTACTATGTAGCTTCAATCTTATATGCAGTCAGAATTCAAGGGCCAAATTgatcaaaatcatttttgtgTGGATTATGAGTGATGTACTGAGTTAATCAAAATGACATACTAATTTGGCATGATAGACTATTAGCATTTAGCAATACTCCTGTAGTTAAGAGATTTGCTGATATTCAGTTCGTCAGAGGAGCTGATCTTTTTCTTGTACAAAGCGCAAATAGCATTTAAATTGGTTTTCTATTTCTGAAAGCATGGCGATAATGGCTGTGTATTTGCTTTTTTTAGTCACTAACTACTAtaagtttataatatatatgccATGGTTAAATGACGTTGTCCCCATGGATCTGTAACTGTAAGATTTGAGTATGTTTCGAAGCCTTATGTACCATGTTATGCTATCAAACTGaacctatgtttggtatcacggtggatATGCCAGAATCACGTTGATCCATCGTGATTCTAGCGTATCCACCCTGATACGAAAGGTTGAATGAATATCATATAAACTACAGGTACCTTGTCCTTGCTGATCTGAGTGCGGACTGTTTGTCTAGGTTATCCGCGAAAGGATTAAACTAAGTGCAGAAAAGGCTATCTTTATATTTGTGGACAATGTCCTTCCTTATACAGGTGAACTTTGGCTAATTAtacactcaattttttttcttcaatacaTGGCATGATGCTCTAGACTTCCAATGCAGAATAGCCTTGGCCTATTATTTGTTTGACCGGATTATTCACTTTCTTAGGAGCAATCATGTCTGCCATATATGACGACTAGAAAGACGAAGATGTGTTTCTGTATGTTACATACAACGGCGAGAACACATTCGGCGATCTAACTTCCCACATCTGTATGATCCAGTCTCATTGGTTTGTCTGATAAATTCTCTGTATAGTACTCATATCAATAACCTTACTCTCAATGTCATTTACAGTTGTAAATAAATTCAAAGAACCTGATTGATGTTAAAAGTTCCCTTGTATGTTCACTCTCTCAACTTTTTTACAAATTCTTTTACTTTCTTAATtgtttaatcatttaattattataaaattgatgATAGCAATAAGACCTTTGACATTACATTTGTACAAAGCATAAGGTGACAATGTTGTAGAGACAGTGGGATATGAAAGGCGTGTCGTGTTACATGGAACCTTGctgaatatgaatatgatatatGTCTTGTATGGAAGCATATGGTGTATGGTGTAAATTGACTAAATTCCATGTGGCATGCTTCTTTGGTGTTAGGAAAGTGACGGTTTAGCCATGCTATGTTGTCCCCAAAATCTTATGTCCCCACCTCCCACATCATAATTGGTCCCATCTGTTGCAATTTTCATACACTATGGCTCAATACTAATGGGTTAAATGTTCTTTACCTATCTTACAATCTTCAACTTTTAAATTATGTCATGTCATGTAATGTAAGGAAGAGAAATTGAGAGTGATTCCACATGCACCAATAACTCTGGTGCAACTGCAATTCTTCATACTTGCATGTTAATTAACCTCTTCTGCTAATTTGCTTATAATCTTAATTCAACCTTTGAGTTAGAGTAAACTCAATCCTTATAAAATCGggggtgggatgggtagctcaagtggttaagctagttgaactaagggttaaggagttggaggtTCAGGGTTCAAGTCAGCAGAAAAACTAGTATAAAACCAGTTTATAAGATGAGTACTGTCCTCACTTCTAAACTTAGATGGGTAGTTCTTCGCCCCCTTTATATTGATCAGAATCCCCCTATCTACTGAGAGATATCTCCGTGCAAATCTTACTAGAAGATATCTTTCGGTAGTGTGTTTTTTAGCGTGAACAATTCAGGGGGCGAAGAGAAACCATCCTAAACTTATATTTCGGCCTTATCTCATTCAATCTCAGACTTTTAGCACACACCTTTGGGATGAGGCCTTGAAATTCGGAACATGACCTAGCAAATCTTGAATCAGAATCTGATATCAAATTAGACTTCGGGTTAGGTCTAATCTTATAAAACTAATTTGTAAGGTGAAGACTGTCCTCGATCACTTTTAATTTATGTTCATGTCTTATGTCATTTAATTCAATGTGAAACTCTTAACATTACACGTTAGTTCGGTTATAGTACCCTCATGGTAGGAATGGCCAAATATAGGTGTCCCTAGTGATAAAAATGATCTGAAATTCAGGTTGAGGGGACAAATGTGGACCCCTGAATATCTTCAGTTTCTTTTCTAAGGTTCATCTCCCAAACACAAGCATGTTCTCTTTAAGAGCACCCTCTATCCCATACAAAACCTACATTTAATGCACCTTCCATATCCTACCACTACATATAACTGAAACTAACCTGATAACCTAGACACTATCATACAAACCTTGAACCTCACTCTTGTTCTGCATTTTATCTCAACATGActtctcttcctcttcttctgcTCCTCATTCTCTGTGGTTTTTTGCATGCATGCACCCCTCGTCCTATCGCTGGACAACACACTGCAAAATACAATTTCAACAAGGtttgattaaatatgtttttagtctttataactatatatatgaaattttaatttctatatcCACTTTTCGGTCACTACAATTGCATGTAGTTTTTGTATTTCATCCTTTCTAAAACAAGTGTTTCTTAATCAAAAAATTTGTTCCAAAATAAGCGTCGATATTTGTTATTTCTCTTAATATGTATGACAGTTATTTTAGAACAAAGTTAGTTGTAACTCTTAACGCTAAAAAATGAGTATAagaattcaaaaaataaaaaagtataaactATATTAGGACTAAAGGTATATTTGACTTTCTAAGTGTTCGTTTGATTTCATTTTATCATACTATTCACTTGAAATCATAATATGTTTTGACTAAAATTTATGATAATATGCAGGAATTAGACAATGTTAAATTGTTGGGTACGTTAACTACATTAAGTGTGAAGGAACATAAGCTAGAGGAGAATCCATCACAGCAACAGAAAATCAcaaataatgaaataaatattgGTGTGAGTTGCAACAGTGCATCAACTTTGAAGAAAGTGATCCTAGGTGCATAATTTTCTAGCACTCATGATATATAATTGTTGGTACATTTTCTTACGAGTAAGAATAGAATTTTGTATTGGATTTACAATACTCACACATATTGACTATTAAAGTGCAACTTACCACGTCCACAAATCCTAACTCAATTGACAGAAATGTCGAAACTGCTAGGTTGAACATCATGATTGGAGTTCCAAACCCTAATCATCCCTTGCGCAGCCCATTGATTATTGCGATCCATGTACTATCATAATGATTAGTCCCTTCTCGTTAATTTGTTCATTTGTATTTTAATACCAGATACCTACTTTGTGTATGTGAATTTCAGATAGTGTTCGTTACTTCGTCTGCATATCAAATCTAAATCTAAAGCTTGTTAATATGTGAGGGTCATAATATATGGTGCATGcacttgtttaatttgtttatcaTTTTACCAACTTCTTGCTAACTGCTAAGAATTATTGTTGCTATATGCATCcaataatttctattttgttgttattgtaataataataataaatgatgGTGGTTGG
It contains:
- the LOC123908729 gene encoding uncharacterized protein LOC123908729, with amino-acid sequence MTSLPLLLLLILCGFLHACTPRPIAGQHTAKYNFNKELDNVKLLGTLTTLSVKEHKLEENPSQQQKITNNEINIGVSCNSASTLKKVILGSSLQTDSPSLLAEKDERGHARSMLGHHVEETMDTNTNENTEDIVDMDYAQPHRKAPIHNEKP